Within the Cytophagia bacterium CHB2 genome, the region AAGGCGCAGTTCTCAATGATGTTGTTCGAACCGAAGTTGATCTCCATGCCGTTGTCGCCCGCGCCTTTGATTTGCAATCCGCGGATATGCCAGTAATTGGAGCGCATGCTGATGCCCTTGACACCCAGGGCCTGCGCGGAAAAATCAAGAATGGGAACTTCATCGTTGAATGCCGTCAAGGTGATCATCTGGCTTTCGGTTCCGCTTCGTGCTGCGGTGATGGTAATCGTGGCAGTGAGATCATAAACGCCGCCGCGAACATAAATCGTGTCGCCGGGCAAGACTTCGGCAACGGCTTTCGCGATGGTGCCAAACGGTTGCTCGAAGGTTCCGGGGTTGGCATCATCGCCGTCGGTGGCAACGTATTTCTGCGCAAGCAAGGGCGGCGTTAAAATAATGCACGAGAGACAGAGTAAAGCTATTTTCATCAAGAGATGGCCTTTTCAATATGCTCGATGCGGACAAGCGGGCGACCAACCATTTAACACGTTTGCGGCAGAATAGTATGCGGCTTCTTTTTCAGTGAGCGTCGGACGCTTTGCGCTTTTGATCGCGCCGGGACCGTGGCTCTCAAATTCAAAGAAACGTGAATCCGGTTTCACTTCGAACCAAATGCGCTGGCCGGTGGAATCACGTACAGAAATCGCGGCGTAGCCTTCCGGGCCGATATGATCATCCATAAAGCAGCGAACGAAAACTGCGCTGCCCTCGACACGCGGATCAGCGCCGGGATGCCACGGCCGGCCGAGCCGCACCGAACCGGCGGGCAGGTCCTTCGTCTCTCTTTGAAGCCGGCAGGCGACAAACAAGAAGCCGAACGGATACCCCATCGCGGTGCTGG harbors:
- a CDS encoding DUF1565 domain-containing protein, whose protein sequence is MKIALLCLSCIILTPPLLAQKYVATDGDDANPGTFEQPFGTIAKAVAEVLPGDTIYVRGGVYDLTATITITAARSGTESQMITLTAFNDEVPILDFSAQALGVKGISMRSNYWHIRGLQIKGAGDNGMEINFGSNNIIENCA